One window of the Flavobacteriaceae bacterium YJPT1-3 genome contains the following:
- a CDS encoding ComEC/Rec2 family competence protein, producing MKGINIPLLWCTLMLALGIIAAHYFPMPFSRFWMLGLGSFVIFGVVYILVRKLKSLRIYFTLSCALLLAFLGYGRSLSTQPKNQDNHYWHHLEPGKIQQVQFRILEERNSTSYAQQFTASLLSINGQSTLGRVLLQLRTGDNSIKKLVPDQGYLALGTFQPIPASKNPYQFDYGNFLANQKIYGQIILEEQDLVALGSLSPSWRGWAFRFRESVKKELLALHYEPLEYAVINALLLGERQHLPKVLREDYAAAGLIHILALSGLHIGILLLITSGILKVILSAKRYSLLRLLLTLLIISSFACIAGLSASLLRAATMFSFVAIGMSKGRQQAGYNALIISALILLWINPKMLFEVGFQLSYAAVFSILWIYPLIQRCYTARFKLDRLLWNTFSVSLSAQLGVLPLSLFYFHQFPGLFWLANLVVVPFLGIILGTGILLIGLALLNALPAFYADAYGNLIGLLNAFTQWIAEQEMFLVEHIYFTFFLLLTSYGVLITGVRFFKKPGIDRFLILTFGLLIFLGILLIEIQPKPDALVILHQNRKSLILMNRKNSLNIYTSDSITHPMKLGPISDWVENRFTSQVTLQNWCNYFEIDDRKILLIDRSGVYDLNLPKMDYVVITQAPRIHFDRLVNTFPDAVFIADGSNYKRDVLRWQQTCRKKEIPFHNTYEKGAYIIESAAD from the coding sequence CGCTGCGCACTATTTCCCCATGCCTTTCTCAAGATTCTGGATGCTGGGTCTAGGCTCTTTCGTGATTTTTGGTGTGGTGTACATTTTGGTCCGTAAATTGAAGTCCTTACGAATCTATTTCACCCTTAGTTGTGCCCTACTCCTGGCATTTTTGGGTTATGGTAGAAGCCTAAGTACCCAGCCTAAAAATCAGGATAATCATTATTGGCATCATCTGGAGCCTGGGAAAATTCAACAAGTTCAATTCCGCATTCTGGAAGAACGCAACTCCACTTCTTACGCACAACAATTCACTGCTTCCCTGCTTTCGATCAATGGCCAATCGACCCTAGGGCGGGTGTTGCTTCAGCTAAGGACAGGCGATAATTCCATAAAAAAACTAGTCCCTGACCAAGGCTACCTCGCCTTGGGGACCTTCCAACCTATCCCTGCCTCGAAAAATCCTTATCAATTTGATTATGGTAATTTTCTTGCGAATCAGAAAATTTACGGTCAAATCATTCTGGAAGAACAGGATTTAGTAGCTCTTGGATCGCTTTCTCCCAGTTGGCGTGGCTGGGCGTTTCGCTTTCGCGAAAGCGTTAAAAAAGAATTACTAGCATTGCACTACGAGCCGCTTGAGTATGCCGTAATTAATGCCCTCCTATTGGGAGAGCGGCAGCATTTGCCTAAGGTGCTCAGAGAGGACTATGCGGCTGCGGGTCTGATTCACATCCTGGCCTTGTCCGGCTTGCACATCGGTATCCTTCTATTAATCACTTCCGGTATTTTGAAGGTTATTTTATCAGCGAAACGCTATAGCCTTCTTCGATTACTGCTGACCCTCTTGATCATCTCGAGCTTCGCTTGCATCGCCGGCCTTAGTGCGTCCCTATTAAGGGCTGCTACCATGTTTTCTTTTGTGGCCATTGGAATGAGCAAAGGGAGACAGCAGGCCGGCTATAATGCCCTGATCATTTCGGCTTTAATTCTTTTGTGGATCAACCCAAAAATGCTCTTTGAAGTGGGATTTCAGCTGAGCTATGCGGCCGTTTTCTCTATTCTATGGATTTATCCGCTCATTCAGCGTTGCTATACGGCTCGATTTAAGCTGGACCGGCTCCTTTGGAATACCTTTTCCGTTAGTCTGAGTGCACAATTAGGCGTTTTACCCCTCAGCTTGTTCTATTTCCATCAATTTCCCGGACTTTTTTGGTTGGCCAATCTAGTGGTCGTGCCCTTTCTGGGGATTATTCTCGGCACCGGAATACTACTGATCGGCTTAGCACTACTCAATGCTTTACCGGCATTCTATGCAGACGCCTACGGCAATCTGATCGGGTTACTCAATGCCTTTACGCAATGGATCGCTGAACAGGAAATGTTCTTAGTTGAGCACATCTATTTCACTTTCTTTTTACTGCTGACCAGTTATGGTGTGTTGATCACCGGGGTTCGCTTTTTCAAAAAACCAGGCATTGATCGATTTCTTATTCTCACTTTTGGACTACTGATCTTCTTAGGCATCCTACTTATAGAAATTCAACCCAAACCGGACGCTCTGGTCATTCTCCATCAAAACCGAAAATCCTTGATCCTAATGAATCGAAAAAATAGCCTGAATATCTATACCTCAGACTCGATAACCCATCCCATGAAGCTAGGACCAATTTCCGATTGGGTGGAGAATCGATTTACATCGCAGGTCACCTTGCAGAACTGGTGCAATTATTTTGAAATCGATGATCGTAAGATACTTCTCATTGATCGGTCAGGGGTGTACGACCTCAATCTTCCAAAAATGGATTATGTCGTGATTACTCAGGCGCCACGCATACATTTCGATCGCCTGGTAAACACCTTCCCCGATGCCGTCTTTATCGCTGATGGCAGCAATTACAAAAGGGATGTACTTCGTTGGCAACAGACTTGCCGCAAAAAAGAAATCCCTTTTCATAATACCTACGAAAAGGGAGCCTATATCATTGAATCAGCAGCCGACTAA
- a CDS encoding thioredoxin family protein: protein MKRLMTVALVVMAFGMTMQAQKINWMTMDEALAAQKKNPKKILVDVYTTWCGPCKLMDRNTFTNKDVANFINKNFYPVKFDAEGTEKVTYKNFTYTNPNYDPARKGKRNSQHFFAHAMKINAYPSLAFFSETGDFIQPIPGYKTPKQLEIFLRMLANDDYKQLTTQQAWQEYQANFKGTFNDS, encoded by the coding sequence ATGAAAAGATTGATGACAGTGGCACTGGTCGTCATGGCTTTTGGCATGACAATGCAGGCGCAGAAAATTAATTGGATGACCATGGATGAAGCCCTGGCCGCCCAAAAAAAGAATCCAAAGAAAATACTGGTGGATGTCTACACCACCTGGTGTGGCCCCTGTAAACTCATGGATCGCAACACCTTTACCAATAAAGATGTAGCCAACTTTATCAATAAGAATTTCTATCCGGTAAAGTTCGATGCGGAGGGTACGGAAAAAGTGACCTATAAGAACTTTACCTATACCAATCCCAATTATGACCCGGCGCGTAAAGGAAAGCGAAATAGTCAGCATTTCTTCGCTCATGCCATGAAGATCAATGCCTACCCTTCGCTGGCTTTCTTTTCGGAAACGGGAGATTTTATTCAACCCATTCCCGGATATAAAACACCCAAACAATTGGAGATTTTCTTGAGGATGCTTGCCAACGATGATTACAAGCAATTGACCACTCAGCAAGCCTGGCAGGAGTATCAGGCTAATTTTAAAGGTACCTTTAACGATTCTTAG
- a CDS encoding oligopeptide:H+ symporter yields MADTIDNTAEQKQLLGHPQGLFYLFFAELWERFSFYGMRALLTLYMVNVVFEALVARDFAAAAVYSSYGSLVYASTVIGGRLSDSILGMRNSIFLGGILMAIGHFVLAIENNIAFFLALAFIVVGNGFFKPNISTFVGTLYKDGDPKKDSGFTIFYMGINIGGFVAPLLCGWLGSTYGWHYGFGLAGIGMLTGLIVFWSGIKRNVFGNRGLAPVNQETGLEKTSFGGKNLVYLLSVLCVPVVAWLLSSYQAIGGGDGILGDQNIVNVIFKGIGVTVLLYLAYIMFQATADERKKLFVAVMITLFMTIFWGFHELSGSVITLFAARNVNLFLVDAAQTNALNSMYIIILSIPISLMWTYLSKRKMNPRTPYKFAAGLAFAGISFYILAMSGGSADANGMVPFSYLLIMYFLISVGELFMSPVGLSKITDLSPKRIVAFMMGVWFLSSAFAFQIVGFIGKNLAIESTDKNVGGLETLETYTNGFETIAMYSLGAAVIVLIMAPILTRLMGKVH; encoded by the coding sequence ATGGCCGATACGATCGACAATACTGCAGAACAAAAGCAATTACTGGGGCATCCGCAAGGATTGTTCTATCTCTTTTTCGCTGAGCTCTGGGAACGCTTCAGTTTTTACGGAATGCGTGCTTTGCTTACGCTCTACATGGTCAATGTGGTCTTTGAGGCTCTGGTAGCCAGGGATTTTGCAGCCGCTGCGGTATATTCTTCCTACGGGTCCTTGGTCTATGCCTCTACCGTTATTGGTGGACGCTTGTCCGACTCCATACTAGGCATGCGGAATTCCATTTTCCTGGGTGGTATTCTGATGGCTATTGGGCATTTTGTGCTGGCCATCGAAAACAATATTGCCTTCTTTTTAGCGCTGGCTTTTATCGTGGTTGGAAATGGATTTTTTAAGCCAAATATTTCCACCTTCGTGGGTACGCTCTACAAGGATGGTGATCCTAAAAAGGATTCTGGCTTTACCATTTTTTACATGGGAATCAATATTGGAGGTTTTGTCGCTCCGCTTTTGTGCGGCTGGTTGGGTAGCACCTACGGATGGCATTATGGTTTCGGCCTAGCCGGGATAGGAATGTTAACCGGGCTGATCGTTTTTTGGAGTGGGATCAAGCGCAATGTCTTCGGAAATCGCGGGTTGGCGCCTGTCAATCAGGAAACTGGTCTTGAAAAAACCTCGTTTGGAGGGAAAAACCTGGTGTATTTGCTTTCCGTACTCTGTGTGCCTGTGGTAGCCTGGTTACTTTCTTCTTACCAGGCCATTGGTGGAGGAGACGGTATTTTGGGTGATCAGAACATTGTCAATGTAATTTTTAAAGGAATTGGAGTAACCGTATTGCTATACCTGGCTTATATTATGTTTCAGGCTACGGCAGACGAACGAAAAAAACTCTTCGTAGCGGTGATGATCACCTTGTTTATGACGATTTTCTGGGGCTTTCACGAGTTGTCGGGGAGTGTGATTACGCTTTTCGCAGCGCGAAATGTCAACCTGTTCCTGGTTGATGCCGCTCAAACCAATGCGTTGAACTCCATGTATATTATTATTCTTTCCATCCCCATTTCTTTGATGTGGACCTATTTGAGTAAGCGCAAAATGAATCCACGTACTCCCTACAAGTTTGCTGCAGGATTGGCCTTTGCCGGGATTAGTTTCTATATTTTAGCTATGAGCGGTGGAAGCGCTGATGCCAACGGTATGGTGCCATTTTCTTACTTATTGATTATGTACTTTCTGATCTCTGTAGGAGAATTATTCATGTCTCCTGTTGGGCTGTCTAAGATTACCGATCTGTCTCCCAAGCGTATCGTAGCCTTTATGATGGGCGTATGGTTTTTATCTTCTGCTTTTGCCTTTCAGATCGTAGGATTTATTGGCAAGAATCTTGCAATTGAGAGCACCGATAAGAATGTGGGCGGTTTAGAAACACTAGAGACCTACACCAATGGATTCGAAACCATTGCCATGTATTCTCTGGGTGCTGCCGTGATCGTATTGATTATGGCTCCTATCTTGACCCGATTGATGGGAAAAGTGCATTAA
- a CDS encoding S9 family peptidase codes for MGLKHLIVAFLLSATATATAQLQEITLEDIWKDNTFRSEYLDRLHSLNNGKEYAVMNFDRNTRNSTVDIFDYASGVQVRTAIDASTIDGLDYFISYEFSPDEQKVLLATNLKSIYRRSTLGTYLVYDLQSKTLTTVAEEPIQEPTFSPDGSQVAYGLNNNIYIKNLTDGTTTQVTFDGVKNEIINGITDWVYEEEFAFVRAFDWNATGDKIAFIRFDERLVPEFSMDIYGSELYQTQQVFKYPKAGEINATVSLHVYDLASAKAKQIDLSAFENYYIPRLDWTQDPDVLSVQTLNRYQNNLDLIFYDASEDRSKRVLRETDKAYVDVTDYLTFLEDNSFIWTSEMDGWNHIYHYDKNGRLKNQITQGSWEVTDYYGYDAKTKRIFYQSTENGSINRGVYAVGLNGKKKQVLSAEPGTNSADFSADFTYYINSFSTATTPWRYALHRAKEGKQLRMIVANEALAERYSQYKTSPKEFFTLSVNGADLNAYIIKPADFDANKVYPLFMTQYSGPGSQSVKNSWGGANDFWHQMLVQEGTIVVCVDPRGTGLKGRDFKKITQKELGKYEVEDQIAAAQQLAKRPYIDGERIGIWGWSYGGFMSSNCLFQGNDTFSMAIAVAPVSSWRYYDTIYTERYMATPQENPSGYDQNSPVTHVDKLKGKYLLVHGSADDNVHVQNTMSLIEALVQANKQFDWAIYPDKNHGIYGGNTRLHLYTKMTNFIKNNL; via the coding sequence ATGGGCTTAAAACACCTAATCGTTGCTTTTCTACTTTCAGCAACAGCTACTGCCACCGCGCAACTACAAGAAATTACCCTCGAAGACATTTGGAAAGATAATACCTTCAGAAGTGAATATTTGGATCGCCTGCATTCACTCAATAACGGAAAGGAGTATGCGGTCATGAATTTTGACCGAAATACCAGAAACAGCACTGTTGATATTTTTGATTATGCCAGTGGTGTACAGGTGCGAACGGCAATAGACGCCAGCACAATTGATGGCCTGGATTATTTCATCAGCTATGAATTCAGTCCGGATGAGCAAAAGGTATTACTAGCCACTAATTTGAAGTCGATTTACAGAAGATCCACCCTGGGTACTTATCTGGTGTATGATCTTCAGAGCAAAACATTGACAACTGTTGCTGAGGAACCCATACAGGAACCGACCTTCTCTCCGGATGGAAGTCAGGTCGCCTATGGCCTGAACAACAATATTTACATCAAAAACCTGACGGATGGAACCACTACTCAGGTGACCTTCGATGGGGTTAAGAATGAGATCATCAACGGGATCACCGACTGGGTGTATGAGGAAGAGTTTGCATTCGTGCGTGCTTTTGACTGGAATGCCACTGGAGACAAAATTGCTTTTATTCGATTTGATGAACGTTTAGTACCGGAATTCTCTATGGATATTTATGGCAGTGAACTCTATCAGACGCAACAGGTCTTTAAGTATCCTAAAGCCGGAGAGATCAATGCTACGGTGAGCTTACATGTGTATGATCTGGCTTCCGCGAAAGCGAAACAAATCGATTTATCGGCCTTTGAGAATTATTACATCCCGAGGCTTGACTGGACTCAGGACCCTGATGTCTTATCCGTTCAAACTCTGAATCGCTATCAAAACAATCTGGATCTTATTTTTTATGATGCTTCCGAAGACCGTTCCAAACGAGTGCTTCGAGAAACCGATAAAGCTTATGTAGATGTGACCGATTATCTGACCTTTCTGGAGGACAATAGTTTTATCTGGACCAGTGAAATGGACGGTTGGAACCACATCTACCACTACGATAAGAATGGACGGTTGAAAAATCAGATTACTCAGGGTTCCTGGGAGGTCACCGATTACTATGGCTATGATGCCAAAACCAAGCGTATTTTTTATCAAAGTACGGAGAATGGTTCCATCAACCGCGGAGTATATGCTGTGGGGTTGAATGGAAAAAAGAAGCAAGTGCTATCGGCTGAACCTGGAACGAACAGCGCCGATTTTAGTGCTGATTTTACCTACTACATCAATTCCTTCTCGACCGCTACGACTCCCTGGCGCTATGCTTTGCATCGCGCAAAAGAGGGTAAACAACTACGGATGATCGTTGCTAATGAAGCTCTCGCAGAGCGCTATTCCCAGTACAAGACCTCGCCCAAGGAGTTCTTTACGCTATCCGTGAACGGAGCCGACCTCAATGCGTACATCATCAAGCCTGCCGATTTTGACGCGAACAAAGTATACCCATTGTTTATGACGCAGTATTCCGGACCGGGATCCCAAAGCGTTAAAAACAGTTGGGGTGGAGCCAATGATTTCTGGCATCAGATGTTGGTGCAGGAGGGTACGATCGTGGTTTGTGTAGATCCACGAGGTACTGGTCTCAAAGGGCGAGATTTTAAAAAGATCACGCAAAAAGAATTGGGTAAATACGAAGTGGAGGATCAAATCGCAGCGGCTCAGCAGTTAGCCAAACGGCCTTATATTGATGGGGAACGGATTGGTATCTGGGGTTGGAGTTATGGAGGCTTTATGTCTTCCAACTGCCTTTTTCAGGGTAACGACACCTTCAGTATGGCTATTGCAGTGGCCCCGGTTTCCAGCTGGAGGTATTACGATACCATCTATACTGAGCGCTACATGGCCACGCCTCAGGAAAATCCGTCTGGATACGACCAAAATTCACCGGTGACTCATGTCGATAAGTTGAAAGGTAAATACCTATTGGTGCACGGTAGTGCTGATGATAACGTACATGTGCAGAACACCATGAGTCTGATCGAAGCCTTGGTTCAGGCCAACAAACAATTTGACTGGGCGATCTACCCGGACAAAAATCACGGTATCTACGGTGGGAATACCCGCCTGCACCTTTACACCAAGATGACCAATTTTATAAAAAACAACCTGTAA
- a CDS encoding hydroxymethylglutaryl-CoA reductase, degradative — MTQPISGFSKLSKSEKIDWLINTYFTEAIEARNVLERYWNSDEQLQQLHDEFIENTITNFYLPLGVAPNFKINDRLYAIPMAVEESSVVAAASKAAKYWYERGGFKTRVIDTVKIGHVHFMFDGDPDHLKRFVERHLNALKDSAAGLTAKMEKRGGGLLSMKLVDQTQKLSNYYQLECRFETKDAMGANFINSCLEQYAAELERLAQEELRTSTKENTVEVVMSILSNYVPECLVYAEVSCPVEQLAEPGIEPEHFAEKFVQAVQIAEVEPYRAVTHNKGIMNGIDAVVIATGNDFRAIEAGIHAYAARSGNYRSLTQARIEDGNFRFSIEIPLALGTVGGLTKLHPLVRWCLELLQQPSARELMQIVAVAGLAQNFGALKSLVTTGIQQGHMKMHLLNILNQLNATPDEKEKAVTHFKDVPVSHSAAEALLEKLRNS; from the coding sequence ATGACCCAACCCATCAGCGGTTTTTCCAAGCTTTCCAAATCAGAGAAAATCGATTGGCTTATCAACACCTATTTCACGGAAGCTATTGAAGCCCGTAATGTACTTGAACGCTACTGGAACAGTGATGAACAACTGCAACAATTGCATGATGAGTTCATTGAAAATACCATCACTAATTTCTATTTACCGCTGGGGGTGGCTCCCAATTTCAAAATCAATGACCGGCTGTATGCCATACCTATGGCGGTGGAAGAAAGCTCGGTAGTAGCCGCCGCAAGCAAAGCAGCCAAGTATTGGTATGAGCGCGGAGGTTTTAAAACGCGCGTGATTGACACCGTCAAAATAGGCCATGTGCATTTTATGTTTGATGGTGATCCGGACCACTTAAAACGCTTTGTCGAGCGGCATCTCAATGCCTTAAAAGATTCAGCTGCAGGGCTTACCGCAAAAATGGAAAAACGAGGCGGCGGACTGTTATCTATGAAGCTGGTTGATCAAACCCAGAAGCTCTCCAACTACTATCAATTGGAGTGTCGCTTTGAAACCAAAGACGCCATGGGTGCCAATTTCATCAACTCCTGCCTGGAGCAATATGCCGCTGAATTGGAACGACTGGCGCAAGAGGAGCTAAGAACTTCAACTAAGGAGAATACGGTGGAAGTGGTCATGAGTATCCTTTCCAATTATGTACCGGAATGCCTGGTTTACGCAGAGGTATCCTGCCCGGTAGAGCAACTGGCCGAGCCCGGTATCGAACCTGAACATTTTGCAGAAAAATTTGTTCAGGCTGTACAAATTGCAGAAGTAGAGCCTTATCGCGCGGTGACTCATAATAAAGGGATCATGAATGGCATTGATGCTGTGGTGATCGCCACAGGGAATGATTTTAGAGCGATTGAAGCGGGCATTCATGCGTATGCCGCTCGTTCCGGAAACTACCGAAGTTTGACTCAGGCGCGTATAGAGGATGGGAACTTCCGTTTTTCAATCGAGATCCCTCTCGCACTTGGAACCGTGGGAGGATTGACTAAATTACATCCACTGGTGCGCTGGTGCCTTGAACTCTTGCAGCAACCCAGCGCTCGCGAACTTATGCAAATAGTGGCAGTTGCTGGTCTGGCTCAAAATTTTGGAGCTTTGAAGTCACTCGTGACCACAGGAATCCAACAAGGACATATGAAAATGCATTTATTGAATATTCTCAATCAACTGAATGCAACCCCCGATGAAAAAGAGAAAGCGGTGACCCATTTTAAAGATGTCCCCGTTTCTCACAGCGCTGCGGAAGCCTTGCTTGAAAAACTGCGTAACTCTTGA
- a CDS encoding GYDIA family GHMP kinase, with product MSRYYGHGKLLLTAEYAVLDGAKALAIPTQKGQSLEIQEYDREELFWKSYDHKGQLWFKDQLLWKDEAFRSQSQTATGKRLEQLLNAIITLKPGFHDKALGQQAITHLEFPANWGLGSSSTLVVNLASWAQVNPYELLEASFGGSGYDLACAKAESPILYTRNRFEPQVESVSLNWNFTDRLWFVHLNEKKNSREAISHYRSQSVSQKEQLILEVNDLTQQFLEAKTLEQLETAIDRHEVLLSRVLGLPPIKEKRFKDFRGSIKSLGGWGGDFVLATDPGDAEAYFRDKGYPTICAFSDMIL from the coding sequence TTGAGCCGCTACTACGGCCACGGTAAATTATTGCTAACGGCAGAATATGCTGTTCTTGATGGTGCCAAAGCCCTGGCCATACCCACTCAAAAAGGGCAATCCTTAGAAATCCAAGAATACGATCGAGAAGAACTTTTCTGGAAAAGCTATGACCATAAGGGACAGCTGTGGTTTAAGGATCAATTACTCTGGAAAGATGAAGCATTTCGATCGCAATCTCAAACTGCTACCGGGAAGCGACTTGAACAATTGCTGAATGCCATCATTACCCTCAAACCTGGATTTCATGATAAAGCCCTTGGTCAACAGGCCATTACCCATTTAGAATTTCCAGCCAATTGGGGACTGGGCAGTTCTTCTACCCTGGTCGTGAACCTGGCCTCCTGGGCTCAGGTAAATCCTTATGAATTACTGGAAGCGAGTTTTGGAGGGAGTGGGTATGATCTCGCTTGCGCGAAAGCAGAATCGCCCATACTCTATACCCGCAATAGATTTGAACCTCAGGTGGAGTCAGTATCCCTAAATTGGAATTTTACGGACCGGCTTTGGTTCGTGCATTTGAACGAGAAAAAGAACAGTCGGGAGGCGATCAGTCATTATCGCAGTCAGTCCGTATCACAGAAAGAACAATTGATTCTAGAGGTCAATGATTTAACCCAGCAATTTTTAGAGGCTAAAACCCTTGAACAGTTGGAAACCGCAATCGACAGGCATGAGGTCCTCTTATCTCGAGTACTTGGACTGCCTCCCATCAAAGAAAAACGATTTAAAGATTTTCGCGGAAGCATAAAAAGCCTGGGAGGCTGGGGTGGCGACTTTGTCCTGGCTACTGATCCGGGTGATGCAGAAGCCTATTTTCGGGATAAGGGGTATCCCACCATATGCGCCTTTTCAGACATGATTTTATAA